One stretch of Burkholderia pyrrocinia DNA includes these proteins:
- a CDS encoding LysR substrate-binding domain-containing protein — MKNIEQLPHDPPLRAVRAFEAFARLGSVTAAAGELDITPSAVSHQLQLLEAFIQTPLTVREGRLLALTDEGRDYYRSISAAFSVLRSATRFVRDRSSLRQITVSLIPLLGIGWFIPRLHSFLADNTDVDVTVLYAHHRNYRSDASDLSIRFGTGDWPGYRCERLLPGAMVPMCSPSFLKRHGPFRTPADLSRAPLVHDEDRSTWVNWLQGAGVRHVSHAVGPMFEDGQLTLSAARADLGAALLRAPLVERELANGELVKLFDHALDDGRDYYLCTREDADMPDGARRLAEWLRKMAGI; from the coding sequence ATGAAAAATATCGAACAATTGCCGCACGATCCGCCGTTGCGCGCGGTGCGTGCGTTCGAAGCGTTTGCGCGTCTCGGGTCGGTCACCGCGGCGGCGGGCGAACTCGACATCACGCCGTCGGCGGTCAGCCATCAACTGCAACTGCTCGAAGCATTCATCCAGACGCCGCTGACGGTGCGCGAGGGCCGGCTGCTCGCGCTCACCGACGAAGGGCGCGACTACTACCGCTCGATCAGCGCCGCGTTCTCGGTGCTGCGCAGCGCGACGCGCTTCGTGCGCGACCGCTCGTCGCTGCGGCAGATCACCGTCAGCCTGATTCCGCTGCTCGGCATCGGCTGGTTCATTCCGCGGTTGCATTCGTTCCTGGCCGACAACACGGATGTCGACGTGACCGTGCTGTACGCGCATCACCGCAATTACCGAAGCGATGCGTCGGACCTGTCGATCCGCTTCGGCACCGGCGACTGGCCCGGCTATCGCTGCGAGCGGCTGCTGCCGGGCGCGATGGTGCCGATGTGCAGCCCGTCGTTCCTGAAGCGCCACGGGCCGTTCCGCACGCCGGCCGATCTCTCGCGCGCGCCGCTCGTGCACGACGAGGATCGCAGCACGTGGGTCAACTGGCTGCAGGGCGCCGGCGTGCGGCATGTGTCGCATGCGGTGGGGCCGATGTTCGAAGATGGTCAGCTCACGTTGAGCGCGGCGCGCGCGGATCTCGGCGCCGCGCTGCTGCGCGCGCCGCTGGTCGAGCGCGAACTGGCGAACGGCGAACTCGTGAAACTGTTCGATCACGCGCTCGACGACGGGCGCGATTACTACCTGTGCACGCGCGAGGACGCGGACATGCCGGACGGGGCACGACGGCTGGCGGAGTGGTTGAGGAAGATGGCGGGGATTTGA
- a CDS encoding branched-chain amino acid ABC transporter substrate-binding protein, giving the protein MKIAFLHASLVFSAAALVASVPAFAQSAPQTVLIGLAAPLTGPSARIGKDLQNGAQLAIDDANAKHPTIGGKPVVYKLVAADDQSDPRTAVAVAQQLVDQHVIGVVGHWNTGCSVPASRVYRDAGIPQIAPASTGHQYTQQGYATAFRIMGHDDAGGNFTGAYAVKTLKAKRIAVIDDRTSFGAGLADQFIKGVQANGGAIVDRQYVNDKTTDFSGVLTAIKGKRADLVFFGGLDAQAAPIARRMRQLGVNAPLLGAGGFVSQTFLSLAGKDGDGVTALEPGLPLDRMPGGNAFDTQYQARFRAPIELHAPFAYDAAATLIAAAQKAGTTQPAKLVAAVRAIDRPGVTGRIAFDGEGNLKDPAFTIYQVRGGKWSVVDVLGGTRTTTK; this is encoded by the coding sequence ATGAAAATCGCCTTCCTTCACGCCAGCCTCGTTTTCTCGGCGGCCGCCCTGGTCGCTTCCGTTCCCGCGTTCGCGCAGTCCGCGCCGCAGACGGTCCTGATCGGTCTCGCCGCGCCACTCACCGGCCCGTCCGCACGTATCGGCAAGGACCTGCAGAACGGCGCGCAACTCGCGATCGACGACGCGAACGCCAAGCATCCGACCATCGGCGGCAAGCCGGTGGTCTACAAGCTCGTCGCGGCCGACGACCAGTCCGATCCGCGCACGGCCGTCGCGGTCGCGCAGCAGCTGGTCGACCAGCACGTGATCGGCGTCGTCGGTCACTGGAACACCGGCTGCAGCGTGCCGGCGTCGCGCGTCTACCGCGATGCGGGCATTCCGCAGATCGCGCCGGCGTCCACCGGCCATCAATACACGCAGCAGGGCTACGCAACGGCGTTCCGCATCATGGGTCACGACGATGCGGGCGGCAACTTCACCGGCGCGTATGCGGTGAAGACGCTGAAGGCGAAGCGCATCGCGGTGATCGACGATCGCACGTCGTTCGGCGCGGGGCTGGCCGACCAGTTCATCAAGGGCGTGCAGGCGAACGGCGGCGCGATCGTCGATCGCCAGTACGTGAACGACAAGACGACCGACTTCAGCGGCGTGCTGACCGCGATCAAGGGCAAGCGCGCGGATCTCGTGTTCTTCGGCGGCCTCGATGCGCAGGCCGCGCCGATCGCGCGCCGGATGCGCCAGCTCGGCGTGAACGCGCCGCTGCTCGGCGCGGGCGGCTTCGTGAGCCAGACCTTCCTGTCGCTCGCGGGCAAGGACGGCGACGGCGTGACCGCGCTCGAACCGGGCCTGCCGCTCGACCGGATGCCGGGCGGCAACGCGTTCGACACGCAGTACCAGGCGCGCTTCCGCGCACCGATCGAACTGCACGCGCCGTTCGCATACGACGCGGCGGCCACGCTGATCGCAGCCGCGCAGAAGGCCGGCACGACGCAGCCGGCGAAGCTGGTCGCGGCGGTCCGCGCGATCGACCGGCCCGGCGTGACGGGCCGGATCGCGTTCGACGGCGAAGGCAACCTGAAGGACCCGGCCTTCACGATCTACCAGGTGCGCGGCGGCAAGTGGAGCGTCGTCGACGTGCTCGGCGGCACGCGCACCACGACCAAATAA
- a CDS encoding L-2-amino-thiazoline-4-carboxylic acid hydrolase, which yields MTEPTPTSAAAPEDTRLGILARRRIEAEIIKPIYEIMKREFGAERAQAVIAEAVRGAAVDAGRTFAAQEPGGTNVKSFIALQVLWEKDDALDVEVRRADDAHYDYDVHRCSYAEMYHAMGLGEIGHLLSCARDSYFIQGYAPNIALTRTSTIMQGGKRCDFRYALQSAPENGDA from the coding sequence ATGACCGAACCGACCCCGACATCCGCCGCCGCACCCGAGGACACGCGCCTCGGAATCCTCGCGCGGCGCCGCATCGAAGCGGAAATCATCAAGCCGATCTACGAGATCATGAAGCGCGAGTTCGGCGCCGAGCGCGCGCAGGCCGTGATCGCGGAAGCCGTGCGCGGCGCGGCCGTCGACGCGGGCCGCACGTTCGCCGCGCAGGAGCCTGGCGGCACGAACGTGAAGTCGTTCATCGCGCTGCAAGTGCTGTGGGAGAAGGACGACGCGCTCGACGTCGAGGTGCGGCGCGCGGACGACGCGCACTACGACTACGACGTACATCGCTGCAGCTACGCGGAGATGTATCACGCGATGGGGCTCGGCGAAATCGGCCACCTGCTGAGCTGCGCGCGCGACAGCTATTTCATCCAGGGCTATGCGCCGAACATCGCGCTGACGCGCACGAGCACGATCATGCAGGGCGGCAAGCGCTGCGATTTCCGCTACGCACTGCAATCCGCGCCGGAGAACGGCGATGCGTGA
- a CDS encoding Zn-dependent hydrolase, with protein MRDDNVNAPRVDGDRLWASLERMAQIGATPKGGVCRLALTDLDRESRDLFVQWARDAGCTVRVDRMGNVFARRAGRNPDAAPVLTGSHADSQPTGGRYDGIYGVLGGLEVVRALNDAGIETERPIDVVIWTNEEGSRFAPAMISAGVFAGVYTLDYGLSRTDSAGRTIGEELERIGYAGAEPVGGYPVHAAYELHIEQGAILERAGKTIGVVTAGQGQRWYEVTLTGVDAHAGTTPMEFRRDALVGAARMISFVDVLGRRYAPYARATVGMIEARPNSRNTVPGGCFFTVEFRHLDDAVLDELDAALRAELARVADENGLGAQIEQIFKYPPIPFAPRCIDAVRDAARALGLSHMDIVSGAGHDACYVARVAPTGMIFVPCVDGLSHNEAEAITPEWAAAGADVLLRAVLQSAQEA; from the coding sequence ATGCGTGACGACAACGTGAATGCGCCGCGCGTCGACGGCGATCGCCTGTGGGCGTCGCTCGAGCGGATGGCGCAGATCGGCGCGACGCCGAAGGGCGGCGTCTGCCGTCTCGCGCTGACCGATCTCGATCGCGAGTCGCGCGACCTGTTCGTGCAGTGGGCGCGCGACGCCGGCTGCACGGTGCGGGTGGACCGGATGGGCAACGTGTTCGCGCGCCGCGCGGGACGCAATCCCGATGCCGCGCCGGTGCTGACGGGCTCGCATGCCGATTCGCAGCCGACGGGCGGCCGCTACGACGGCATCTACGGCGTGCTCGGCGGGCTCGAGGTCGTACGCGCACTGAACGACGCGGGCATCGAAACCGAGCGCCCGATCGACGTCGTGATCTGGACCAACGAGGAAGGTTCGCGCTTCGCGCCGGCGATGATCTCGGCCGGCGTGTTCGCGGGCGTCTATACGCTCGACTACGGGCTGTCGCGCACCGACAGCGCGGGCAGGACGATCGGCGAGGAACTGGAGCGGATCGGCTACGCGGGCGCCGAGCCCGTCGGCGGTTATCCGGTGCATGCCGCGTACGAACTGCATATCGAACAGGGCGCGATTCTCGAACGGGCCGGCAAGACGATCGGCGTCGTGACGGCCGGGCAGGGGCAGCGCTGGTACGAGGTGACGCTCACCGGTGTCGATGCGCACGCGGGCACGACGCCGATGGAATTCCGTCGCGATGCGCTGGTGGGCGCCGCGCGGATGATCTCGTTCGTCGACGTGCTCGGCCGCCGTTACGCGCCGTACGCGCGCGCGACGGTCGGGATGATCGAAGCGCGGCCGAATTCGCGCAACACGGTGCCGGGCGGCTGTTTCTTCACGGTCGAGTTTCGCCATCTCGACGATGCGGTGCTCGACGAACTGGACGCGGCGCTACGCGCGGAACTCGCCCGCGTGGCGGACGAGAACGGCCTCGGTGCGCAGATCGAGCAGATCTTCAAGTACCCGCCGATACCGTTCGCGCCGCGCTGCATCGACGCGGTGCGTGACGCGGCCCGGGCGCTCGGGCTGTCGCACATGGATATCGTGTCCGGTGCGGGGCATGACGCGTGCTACGTCGCGCGCGTCGCGCCGACCGGGATGATCTTCGTGCCGTGCGTCGACGGGCTGAGCCACAACGAGGCCGAAGCGATTACGCCCGAATGGGCGGCGGCGGGTGCCGACGTGTTGTTGCGCGCGGTGTTGCAGAGCGCGCAGGAAGCCTGA
- a CDS encoding c-type cytochrome produces MLKRQWFSLVLLTVCLIGQRASAQSTLELDIDGTARTLTRQMLLARPDATEIHVPRDIAYGRPMTFRAVPFAALLGDTPLPADGVLETRAADGFAAQLPLDLVRRRAPAGAVAWLAIEDSAHPWPKLPGKQVSAGPFYLVWLGPDASSVRGEQWPYQIVRVTIESSPVARWPSLAVDPALPASDPARAGQHLFVTQCLACHRVDGAGSSHAGPDLNAPMNPVDYFQPAALRRYIRNPASVRDWPGRSMPAFPPDQLSDRELDQIVAYLAYMARRKAGKERTAGQ; encoded by the coding sequence ATGCTGAAGCGCCAGTGGTTTTCGCTTGTGCTGCTGACGGTTTGCCTGATCGGACAACGCGCGTCGGCCCAGTCCACGCTAGAACTCGACATCGACGGCACGGCCCGCACCCTGACGCGGCAGATGCTGCTCGCGCGCCCCGATGCGACGGAGATCCACGTGCCGCGCGACATCGCATACGGCCGGCCGATGACGTTCCGCGCCGTGCCGTTCGCCGCGCTGCTCGGCGACACGCCGCTGCCGGCCGACGGCGTGCTCGAAACGCGCGCGGCCGACGGCTTCGCCGCGCAACTGCCGCTCGATCTGGTGCGCCGCCGCGCGCCGGCCGGCGCCGTCGCATGGCTCGCGATCGAGGATTCGGCCCATCCGTGGCCGAAGCTGCCCGGCAAGCAGGTCAGCGCGGGGCCGTTCTATCTCGTGTGGCTCGGGCCGGACGCGTCGTCGGTGCGCGGCGAGCAGTGGCCCTACCAGATCGTGCGCGTCACGATCGAATCGTCGCCGGTCGCGCGCTGGCCGTCGCTCGCCGTCGATCCCGCGTTGCCCGCAAGCGATCCGGCGCGCGCGGGCCAGCACCTGTTCGTCACGCAATGCCTCGCGTGCCACCGCGTCGACGGCGCGGGCAGCAGCCATGCCGGCCCCGACCTGAACGCACCGATGAATCCGGTCGACTACTTCCAGCCCGCCGCGCTGCGCCGCTACATCCGCAACCCGGCGTCGGTGCGCGACTGGCCGGGCCGGAGCATGCCGGCGTTTCCGCCCGATCAGCTGAGCGATCGGGAGCTCGACCAGATCGTCGCGTATCTCGCGTATATGGCGCGGCGCAAGGCGGGCAAGGAACGCACGGCCGGACAATAA
- the glmS gene encoding glutamine--fructose-6-phosphate transaminase (isomerizing), which yields MCGIVGASGIGNQVPQLVNALSRLEYRGYDSCGIAVQGNGRLLSERTLRRVTDLQDRVLTLGLEAQTCIAHTRWATHGAPSEMNAHPIMSGDTIAVVHNGIIENHDALRAELRQRGYAFRGETDTEVIAHLIHSLYRDDLFDAVMRAVKRLHGAYAIAVLSAREPQRLVAARAGSPLVIGIGAEQNYLASDCAALGDLTDRFVYLEDGDVALITPERIAVVDSGGHEAQRPLCHVKARDGDAALGPYQHFMQKEIFEQPKAIASTLDGIDTISPALFDESESTRALLSRVRSVLLLGCGTSYYAGLTAKYWLESIAGVPAQVEIASEFRYRDTVADPRTLVVGISQSGETADTIGAIERAREMGQDLSMAICNVATSTIARNAPLRFLTRAGIELGVASTKAFTTQLVALFVLTLTLAQLRGRLDAAQVAMHLKQLHALPDRISHALALETQIMGWAAKFARTENALFLGRGIHFPIAMEGALKLKEVSYIHAEGYPAGELKHGPLALVTSAMPVVTIAPDDRLFQKLKSNMAEVRARGGRLYVLAGNQLAIDADRDTHLIRVRDSGDQLSPIVNVIPLQLLAYHVGCARGADVDKPRNLAKSVTVE from the coding sequence ATGTGCGGAATCGTCGGAGCAAGCGGCATCGGCAATCAGGTGCCGCAACTGGTCAATGCGCTGAGCCGGCTCGAGTATCGCGGCTACGATTCGTGCGGCATCGCCGTGCAAGGCAACGGACGCCTGCTCAGCGAACGCACGCTGCGGCGCGTGACGGACCTGCAGGATCGCGTGCTGACGCTCGGTCTCGAAGCGCAGACCTGCATCGCGCATACGCGCTGGGCGACGCACGGCGCACCGTCGGAAATGAACGCGCATCCGATCATGTCGGGCGACACGATCGCGGTCGTGCACAACGGCATCATCGAGAACCACGACGCGCTGCGCGCCGAGTTGCGGCAGCGCGGCTACGCGTTTCGCGGCGAAACCGACACCGAGGTGATCGCACACCTGATCCACAGCCTCTATCGCGACGACCTGTTCGATGCGGTCATGCGCGCCGTCAAGCGGCTGCACGGCGCGTACGCGATCGCGGTGCTGAGCGCGCGCGAGCCGCAGCGCCTCGTCGCCGCACGCGCCGGCTCGCCGCTCGTGATAGGCATCGGCGCCGAACAGAACTACCTCGCGTCGGACTGCGCGGCGCTCGGCGACCTGACCGACCGCTTCGTCTATCTGGAAGACGGCGACGTCGCGCTGATCACGCCGGAACGCATCGCCGTGGTCGACTCGGGCGGCCACGAAGCGCAGCGCCCGCTGTGCCACGTGAAGGCGCGCGACGGCGACGCCGCGCTCGGCCCGTACCAGCACTTCATGCAGAAGGAGATCTTCGAGCAGCCGAAGGCGATCGCCAGCACGCTCGACGGCATCGACACGATCTCGCCGGCGCTGTTCGACGAGAGCGAAAGCACGCGCGCGCTGCTGTCGCGCGTTCGGAGCGTGCTGCTGCTCGGCTGCGGCACCAGCTACTACGCGGGCCTGACCGCGAAGTACTGGCTCGAAAGCATCGCGGGTGTACCCGCGCAGGTCGAGATCGCCAGCGAATTCCGCTACCGCGACACCGTGGCCGATCCGCGCACGCTCGTGGTCGGCATTTCGCAGTCGGGCGAGACGGCCGACACGATCGGCGCGATCGAGCGTGCACGCGAGATGGGCCAGGATCTGTCGATGGCGATCTGCAACGTGGCAACCAGCACGATCGCTCGCAACGCGCCGCTGCGGTTCCTGACGCGGGCCGGCATCGAGCTCGGCGTCGCGTCGACCAAGGCGTTCACGACGCAGCTCGTCGCGCTGTTCGTGCTGACGCTGACACTCGCGCAATTGCGCGGCCGGCTCGACGCCGCGCAGGTCGCGATGCACCTGAAGCAGTTGCACGCGCTGCCCGACCGCATCAGCCACGCACTCGCGCTGGAAACGCAGATCATGGGCTGGGCCGCGAAGTTCGCGCGCACCGAGAACGCGCTGTTCCTCGGGCGCGGCATTCATTTTCCGATCGCAATGGAAGGCGCGCTGAAGCTCAAGGAGGTGTCGTACATCCACGCGGAAGGCTATCCGGCCGGCGAACTGAAGCATGGCCCGCTCGCGCTCGTCACGAGCGCGATGCCGGTCGTCACGATCGCGCCGGACGACCGCCTGTTCCAGAAGCTGAAGTCCAACATGGCCGAGGTGCGCGCGCGCGGCGGGCGGCTCTACGTGCTCGCCGGCAACCAGCTCGCGATCGACGCCGATCGCGATACGCACCTGATCCGCGTGCGCGATTCGGGCGACCAGCTGTCGCCGATCGTCAACGTGATCCCGCTGCAGCTGCTCGCGTATCACGTCGGCTGCGCGCGCGGCGCCGACGTCGACAAGCCGCGCAACCTCGCGAAATCGGTGACCGTCGAATGA
- a CDS encoding Biofilm PGA synthesis auxiliary protein PgaD has product MKNAPIIDLSLRTPREMIAERGRIIGFVLVVWFRLVRPALVGAVWASICIYTYRYLLPFNEAEMPIEQIVFYATCIAIIAGTTVTWLIAGRVVHPLAYRLRVSKMLRRSASAKVRAVPPTALAGARRRGVRRTTRILVASHDANGSISGIEWVAHAGPPPRE; this is encoded by the coding sequence ATGAAGAACGCACCGATTATTGACCTTTCCCTGCGCACGCCGCGCGAAATGATCGCCGAGCGCGGCCGCATCATCGGGTTCGTGCTGGTCGTCTGGTTCCGTCTCGTGCGGCCCGCGCTGGTGGGCGCCGTGTGGGCATCGATCTGCATCTACACGTACCGCTACCTGCTGCCGTTCAACGAGGCCGAGATGCCGATCGAACAGATCGTGTTCTACGCGACCTGCATCGCGATCATCGCGGGCACGACCGTCACGTGGCTGATCGCGGGGCGCGTCGTGCATCCGCTCGCGTACCGGCTGCGCGTGTCGAAGATGCTGCGGCGCTCGGCCAGCGCGAAGGTGCGCGCGGTGCCGCCGACCGCGCTGGCCGGCGCCCGCCGGCGCGGCGTGCGGCGCACGACGCGCATTCTCGTCGCGTCGCACGACGCGAACGGATCGATTTCCGGCATCGAATGGGTAGCCCATGCGGGGCCGCCGCCCCGCGAGTAG
- the pgaC gene encoding poly-beta-1,6-N-acetyl-D-glucosamine synthase — translation MTTHSIIQRLQDFVFYYPFFMSYLWMIGGVVHYFLLEEGRVLSTRTIASSGIPKISIIVPCFNEAANARAVIGHLNAMQYPNYDIIAVNDGSKDRTGEILNELAVEIPRLLVIHHARNEGKAVGLTTAAAVSNAEYLLCIDGDSLLAHDAIGWMLEHFLTDPGVGAVTGNPRIRTRTSLLGRMQVGEFSSIVGLIKRTQQVYGRIFTVSGVITMFRKTALADVGYWSSDMLTEDIDISWKLQCRDWRVVYEPHALSWILMPETVKGLYRQRLRWAKGGIQVLMKYAGTLARPTQMMMWPLFVEYLIGIAWAYSMSFILLLALVDVFHPLPLDWHVSVVPHWHGMLLVATCILQLIIGSMIDRRYDEKLLMYFLDTVWYPVAFWLISMITTVVALPAVVLRGRGKRAVWVSPDRGIQHEERTDY, via the coding sequence ATGACGACCCACAGCATCATCCAGCGCCTGCAGGATTTCGTCTTCTACTACCCGTTCTTCATGTCGTATCTGTGGATGATCGGCGGCGTCGTGCACTACTTCCTGCTCGAAGAGGGTCGTGTGCTGTCGACGCGGACGATCGCGTCGAGCGGCATTCCGAAGATCTCGATCATCGTGCCCTGCTTCAACGAAGCCGCGAACGCGCGCGCCGTGATCGGCCACCTGAACGCGATGCAGTACCCGAACTACGACATCATCGCGGTCAACGACGGCAGCAAGGACCGCACCGGCGAGATCCTCAACGAGCTGGCCGTGGAGATCCCGCGGCTGCTCGTGATCCATCACGCGCGCAACGAAGGCAAGGCGGTCGGGCTCACGACCGCGGCGGCCGTATCGAACGCGGAATACCTGCTGTGCATCGACGGCGATTCGCTGCTCGCGCACGACGCGATCGGCTGGATGCTCGAGCACTTCCTGACCGATCCCGGCGTCGGCGCCGTGACCGGCAACCCGCGCATCCGCACGCGCACGTCGCTGCTCGGCCGCATGCAGGTCGGCGAATTCTCGTCGATCGTCGGGCTGATCAAGCGCACGCAGCAGGTGTACGGCCGCATCTTCACGGTATCGGGCGTCATCACGATGTTCCGCAAGACCGCGCTCGCCGACGTCGGCTACTGGAGCTCGGACATGCTGACCGAGGACATCGACATCAGCTGGAAACTGCAGTGCCGCGACTGGCGCGTTGTATACGAACCGCACGCACTGAGCTGGATCCTGATGCCCGAAACGGTGAAGGGGCTGTACCGGCAGCGGCTGCGCTGGGCAAAAGGCGGCATCCAGGTGCTGATGAAGTATGCGGGCACGCTCGCACGGCCGACGCAGATGATGATGTGGCCGCTGTTCGTCGAATACCTGATCGGCATCGCATGGGCCTACTCGATGTCGTTCATCCTGCTGCTCGCGCTCGTCGATGTCTTCCATCCGTTGCCGCTGGACTGGCACGTATCGGTCGTGCCGCACTGGCACGGGATGCTGCTGGTCGCCACCTGCATCCTGCAGCTGATCATCGGCAGCATGATCGACCGTCGTTACGACGAAAAACTCCTGATGTATTTCCTGGACACCGTCTGGTATCCCGTGGCCTTCTGGCTGATCAGCATGATCACCACCGTCGTCGCCCTGCCCGCCGTCGTGTTGCGGGGCCGCGGCAAGCGGGCCGTATGGGTCAGCCCCGACCGAGGCATTCAACATGAAGAACGCACCGATTATTGA
- the pgaB gene encoding poly-beta-1,6-N-acetyl-D-glucosamine N-deacetylase PgaB, whose product MQSRRFFMCGCLGTFAACSLFPGVTNARMIDLLPPSDPVDGKTFRVICLHDVRDNLLSTFATSTMVDPYAVDTGTLTAIFSWLQTNNYHTVTVKQIEASRHGGKPLPPRAVLLTFDDGYRSHYTKVLPLLERFKYPAVMGIVTAWIDAPPDTPIRISDRVQMPRDYFMSWDEVQKVGKSNLVELACHTHNLHHGAVANPQGNELPATTSHLYLQNEKRYETDAEFEARVHDDLQTCVRQIRERTGIVARSMVWPYGAENQPVRKISTSLGMDIQFSLDAGPNTPDVPLDRLRRILMMYDVDIGGFERSMREPATNRGDVDIPERVVQVDLDQVYDPDPARQETNLGKLIERIYRMQPKSVYLQAFADPKGTGVAESLYFPNRHLPMRADLFSRAAWQLNTRANVQVYAWMPVLAFRPPADKHRGLEAVSAYGGAPARENGSRVYRLSPFDPQARLMIEQIYEDLGKYASFGGILFSDDAVLDDYEDAGRHALSTYSQWGLPADIGKIRATPDLMSRWTRQKTRYLIDLTRQLEQIVLANQNAGDVLTARNIFALPVLKPESEAWYAQNYDDFLATYDFVALMAMPYMEQAPDPQRWMDQLVGAVRAKQRGLARTVFELQSYDWRERKDISGSALIAQMRRLRSKGAVNFGYYPDKFLNNQPDLDTMRDVMSLKSRLDPTSINALMHGQHPQGTKTP is encoded by the coding sequence ATGCAATCCAGACGGTTCTTCATGTGCGGATGCCTCGGCACGTTTGCGGCCTGTTCGTTGTTCCCGGGCGTGACGAATGCGCGGATGATCGACCTGCTGCCGCCGTCCGATCCCGTCGACGGCAAGACGTTCCGCGTGATCTGCCTGCACGACGTGCGCGACAACCTGCTGTCGACGTTCGCCACGTCGACGATGGTCGATCCGTACGCGGTCGACACCGGTACGCTGACCGCCATCTTCTCGTGGCTGCAGACCAACAACTATCACACCGTCACGGTCAAGCAGATCGAGGCGTCGCGGCACGGCGGCAAGCCGCTGCCGCCGCGCGCGGTGCTGCTCACGTTCGACGACGGCTACCGCAGCCACTACACGAAAGTCCTGCCGCTGCTCGAGCGCTTCAAGTATCCGGCCGTGATGGGCATCGTCACCGCATGGATCGACGCGCCGCCGGATACGCCGATCCGCATCAGCGACAGGGTCCAGATGCCGCGCGACTACTTCATGTCGTGGGACGAGGTGCAGAAGGTCGGCAAGTCGAATCTCGTCGAGCTCGCGTGCCACACGCACAACCTCCATCACGGCGCGGTCGCGAATCCGCAGGGCAACGAGTTGCCGGCCACCACGTCGCACCTGTACCTCCAGAACGAGAAGCGCTATGAAACCGATGCGGAGTTCGAAGCCCGCGTGCATGACGACCTTCAGACATGCGTGCGGCAGATTCGCGAACGCACCGGCATCGTCGCACGCTCGATGGTCTGGCCATACGGCGCGGAAAACCAGCCCGTGCGCAAGATTTCGACGTCGCTCGGCATGGACATCCAGTTCAGCCTCGACGCCGGCCCGAATACGCCGGACGTGCCGCTCGACCGGCTGCGGCGGATCCTGATGATGTACGACGTCGACATCGGCGGGTTCGAGCGGTCGATGCGCGAGCCGGCGACCAACCGCGGCGACGTCGACATCCCCGAGCGCGTCGTGCAGGTCGATCTCGACCAGGTCTACGATCCGGATCCGGCGCGGCAGGAAACGAATCTCGGCAAGCTCATCGAGCGCATCTACCGGATGCAGCCGAAATCGGTGTACCTGCAGGCGTTCGCCGATCCGAAGGGCACGGGCGTCGCGGAATCGCTGTACTTCCCGAACCGGCACCTGCCGATGCGCGCGGACCTGTTCTCGCGCGCCGCGTGGCAGCTCAACACGCGCGCCAACGTGCAGGTGTACGCATGGATGCCGGTGCTGGCGTTCCGCCCGCCGGCCGACAAGCATCGCGGGCTCGAGGCCGTCAGCGCATACGGCGGCGCGCCCGCGCGCGAAAACGGCTCGCGCGTGTACCGGCTGAGCCCGTTCGATCCGCAAGCACGGCTGATGATCGAGCAGATCTACGAGGATCTCGGCAAGTACGCGTCGTTCGGCGGCATCCTGTTCAGCGACGACGCCGTGCTCGACGATTACGAGGATGCGGGCCGGCACGCGCTGAGCACGTATTCGCAGTGGGGGCTGCCGGCCGACATCGGCAAGATCCGCGCGACGCCGGACCTGATGAGCCGCTGGACGCGGCAGAAGACGCGCTACCTGATCGACCTGACGCGCCAGCTCGAACAGATCGTGCTCGCGAACCAGAACGCGGGCGACGTGCTGACCGCGCGCAACATCTTCGCGCTGCCGGTGCTGAAGCCCGAGTCCGAAGCGTGGTACGCGCAGAACTACGACGATTTCCTCGCCACCTACGACTTCGTCGCGCTGATGGCGATGCCGTACATGGAACAGGCGCCGGACCCCCAGCGCTGGATGGACCAGCTCGTCGGCGCCGTCCGCGCGAAACAGCGCGGCCTCGCGCGCACCGTGTTCGAACTGCAGTCGTACGACTGGCGCGAGCGCAAGGACATTTCCGGCAGCGCGCTGATCGCGCAGATGCGGCGGCTGCGCAGCAAGGGCGCGGTGAACTTCGGCTACTACCCGGACAAATTCCTGAACAACCAGCCGGATCTCGACACGATGCGCGACGTGATGTCGCTGAAGTCGCGGCTCGATCCGACGTCGATCAACGCGTTGATGCACGGGCAGCATCCGCAGGGGACGAAGACACCATGA